From a region of the Helianthus annuus cultivar XRQ/B chromosome 5, HanXRQr2.0-SUNRISE, whole genome shotgun sequence genome:
- the LOC110942888 gene encoding replication protein A 70 kDa DNA-binding subunit B-like → MEQPAITLLNNVDLNVDDYTIRVRVVRLWTRPAFNNPRKIYCYDMIFMDQEGTKMQAFVLQRNATVYEHLLKENQCLTIRNPSMGENRQKVKYVHSTLKINLNENTVVEAYTELVGSEWGFDFTPFDSILEDPDDDGKSFKSPIDVIGFVVKSIPAEGKSGNNNGKEENKVTFILEDLQHHQIFVTLWDGYADQIRAFERNHPAEKNVVVVIQFGKYRFWGGHVNVSNLYTVTRVFINSDIPEIFDFKKSFVAQISASTSSGYSGLTSSVIKSPVDEYLKDFTFSIIGALSGIAEKKVVIILGTITSFASESTWFYNACKSCTKKVFTTTICKEKQDGSEGFDEVTMLECQTDRCNQKTVTSVPRIKVPIRVQDCTGIVTLTLFEREVVKLLSVSANQLLENNIKRRKLS, encoded by the exons ATGGAACAGCCTGCTATTACACTTCTCAACAATGTTGATCTTAATGTTGATGATTACACTATCAGAGTCCGCGTTGTCCGATTATGGACAAGACCTGCCTTCAACAATCCTCGAAAGATTTACTGCTACGACATGATTTTCATGGACCAAGAG GGCACCAAAATGCAGGCATTTGTACTACAAAGAAACGCTACCGTTTATGAGCACCTTTTGAAAGAAAATCAGTGTTTAACTATACGTAACCCATCCATGGGTGAGAATCGCCAGAAAGTTAAATATGTTCATAGTACGTTGAAGATCAATCTAAATGAGAACACTGTTGTTGAGGCTTACACCGAGCTTGTTGGTTCTGAGTGGGGATTTGATTTTACTCCATTTGATTCTATTCTGGAGGACCCAGATGACGACGGCAAGTCTTTCAAAAGTCCAATTg atgTAATTGGGTTTGTGGTGAAGAGCATTCCGGCTGAGGGTAAGAGTGGTAATAACAATGGCAAAGAGGAAAACAAAGTTACCTTTATTCTTGAAGACTTGCA GCACCATCAGATTTTTGTTACACTATGGGATGGTTATGCTGATCAAATTCGAGCATTTGAGAGGAACCATCCAGCGGAAAAGAATGTTGTGGTCGTTATTCAGTTTGGGAAGTACAGGTTTTGGGGAG GACATGTGAATGTCTCCAATTTGTATACTGTAACTCGAGTGTTCATCAACAGTGACATTCCCGAGATTTTCGATTTTAAGAAAAG TTTTGTTGCTCAGATTTCTGCTTCAACGTCTTCCGGTTATTCTGGGTTGACTTCTTCTGTTATAAAGTCACCTGTTGACGAATATCTTAAAGATTTCACCTTCAGTATAATTGGAGCTTTAAGCGGAATCGCAGAG AAAAAGGTTGTTATTATCCTTGGTACAATCACGAGCTTCGCATCAGAAAGCACATGGTTTTACAATGCCTGTAAATCTTGCACCAAAAAGGTTTTTACAACAACTATTTGCAAGGAGAAGCAAGATGGAAGCGAAGGTTTTGACGAAGTAACAATGTTGGAATGCCAGACTGATCGTTGTAATCAAAAGACCGTCACCTCTGTTCCCAG GATCAAAGTTCCGATACGTGTTCAGGATTGTACCGGGATTGTCACCTTGACGTTGTTTGAACGTGAAGTTGTCAAACTGCTCAGTGTTTCTGCAAATCAGCTTTTAGAAAACAACATAAAG CGAAGGAAACTTTCCTAA